One stretch of Streptomyces sp. 135 DNA includes these proteins:
- a CDS encoding PfkB family carbohydrate kinase, translated as MKVLGFGDNIVDRFVDRGIDYPGGNSVNVAVYARRLGVEAAYLGVFGDDELGCFLRESIGAQNVAMDHCVVRAGESGLSTLRVDDGERVFLGWNGGGVTVREPLLLDAELTAYVSSFDLVHSSVYSRSEGELPALARSGPLVMFDLSSEDEYRTPSYLDRVCPYADLVLLSCSHLDEAATHALLAEAVHRGATMALGTRGVGGAIARTERCGVTAPAREPDGAKPLVDTMGCGDAFLAGFAVSLVREGWAAHTPPHREAIERALRDGADAAYEQCFVEGAFGHGRPVGRPAVSSMWRAIDQEK; from the coding sequence ATGAAAGTCCTCGGCTTCGGCGACAACATCGTCGACCGGTTCGTCGACCGCGGTATCGACTATCCGGGCGGCAACAGCGTCAACGTGGCCGTGTACGCCCGGCGGCTGGGCGTCGAGGCCGCCTATCTCGGGGTCTTCGGCGACGACGAGCTCGGGTGTTTCCTGCGGGAGTCCATCGGCGCCCAGAATGTGGCCATGGACCACTGTGTCGTACGCGCGGGCGAGTCCGGCCTGTCCACCCTGCGCGTCGACGACGGCGAGCGCGTGTTCCTCGGCTGGAACGGCGGCGGCGTCACCGTACGGGAGCCGCTCCTGCTCGACGCCGAACTGACCGCGTACGTCTCGTCGTTCGACCTCGTGCACTCCAGCGTGTACTCCCGGAGCGAGGGCGAACTGCCCGCGCTCGCCCGGTCCGGCCCTCTCGTGATGTTCGACCTGTCGAGCGAGGACGAGTACCGCACCCCCTCCTACCTCGACCGTGTCTGCCCCTACGCGGACCTGGTCCTGCTGTCCTGCTCACACCTCGACGAGGCGGCGACCCACGCTCTCCTGGCGGAAGCCGTGCACCGGGGCGCCACGATGGCGCTCGGCACCCGTGGCGTCGGGGGGGCGATCGCCCGCACGGAACGCTGCGGCGTCACGGCGCCCGCGCGGGAGCCGGACGGCGCGAAACCGCTCGTCGACACCATGGGCTGCGGTGACGCGTTCCTCGCCGGTTTCGCGGTCTCGCTGGTACGCGAGGGCTGGGCCGCGCACACCCCGCCGCACCGGGAGGCGATCGAGCGCGCGCTGCGTGACGGGGCCGACGCCGCGTACGAACAGTGCTTCGTCGAGGGAGCCTTCGGTCACGGCCGGCCCGTCGGACGGCCCGCTGTGTCTAGCATGTGGCGAGCCATCGACCAGGAGAAGTGA
- a CDS encoding SIS domain-containing protein: protein MLGFNEPEVLSQLASTVALRPSIEELADRLVDEGFDRIFLVGAGGTYAQMWPYEHLARSRSTLPVRAVIAAELVASGDATLGERSVAVFTSVSGTTEDSLSAIEFCRSKGALTVGFTGYADSPVAKSVDVALVSEPKAWPFDPQMLLFMGRLLARRGEFADYEKFADELASVPRLMVDVAKQADPAASTFAETHQDTDYHFLVGGGNLWGFTYLYSMCILEEMQWLRTTRVHSAEFFHGSLELLEEDTSVMVFQGEDETRPLTDRVEAFAKRISRDVTVFDTRDYALEGISPEFRGLLAPLVLDTVMGRVSKHLERVRDHSLDLRRYYRVMDY from the coding sequence ATGCTCGGATTCAACGAGCCGGAAGTTCTCTCCCAGCTGGCGAGCACGGTGGCCCTGCGCCCCAGCATCGAAGAGCTCGCCGACCGCCTCGTGGACGAGGGGTTCGACCGAATCTTCCTCGTCGGCGCCGGTGGCACCTACGCCCAGATGTGGCCGTACGAGCACCTCGCCCGGAGCCGTTCGACGCTCCCCGTGCGTGCTGTGATCGCCGCGGAGCTGGTCGCCTCCGGCGACGCCACGCTCGGCGAGCGTTCGGTGGCCGTCTTCACGTCCGTGTCGGGCACGACGGAGGACAGCCTCAGCGCCATCGAGTTCTGCCGGTCCAAGGGCGCCCTCACGGTCGGCTTCACGGGGTACGCCGACTCCCCCGTCGCCAAGAGCGTCGACGTCGCCCTGGTGTCGGAGCCGAAGGCATGGCCCTTCGACCCGCAGATGCTGCTCTTCATGGGCCGGTTGCTCGCACGGCGGGGCGAGTTCGCGGACTACGAGAAGTTCGCCGACGAGCTCGCAAGCGTTCCGCGCCTCATGGTCGACGTGGCGAAGCAGGCCGATCCGGCCGCGAGCACCTTCGCCGAGACCCACCAGGACACCGACTACCACTTCCTCGTCGGCGGCGGGAACCTGTGGGGATTCACGTACCTCTACTCCATGTGCATCCTGGAGGAGATGCAGTGGCTGCGCACCACCCGCGTGCACAGCGCCGAGTTCTTCCACGGCTCCCTCGAACTGCTCGAAGAGGACACAAGCGTGATGGTCTTTCAGGGGGAGGACGAGACACGGCCGTTGACGGACCGTGTCGAGGCCTTCGCCAAGCGCATCTCCCGCGACGTGACCGTCTTCGACACACGTGACTACGCGCTGGAGGGCATCAGCCCCGAGTTCCGCGGCCTCCTCGCGCCGCTGGTGCTCGACACCGTGATGGGCAGGGTGAGCAAACACCTGGAGCGGGTGCGTGACCACTCGCTGGACCTGCGTCGCTACTACCGCGTCATGGACTACTGA
- a CDS encoding extracellular solute-binding protein translates to MRARATTRYAALFGASVLALTGCFAGPPRAPVADVGAEPEFSGTLSVLTKFAGDPLSPYFEDLAAAYERQHPGVEVELIQETDQSIKDKAKTLTASNALPDIYFTWTGNWAENFIRGGRAADLTEVIGPGTTWGKTFSKSSLSAFAHQGKYYGIPLYNNGKFMGYNKAAFSDAGVEVPATFDELIDSCPDLREAGYEPITFGNKDGWPALHYLQQLFAYNVPAAVREADNHPETATFEDPGYLTALRQFKTLVDSCTDTRGGTNGVLYTSAQEAFARGKAAMYYQEILEFDSTTSGGSLKPKDLGIIPLPAPRGAKGDPKVIEGAPEGYVVNARSPRAALAVDFMKFVTGPKNAATLSSPPYGQPSTVVGAVTPNTSSKAVFEGIKKVNGAPGLVGWLDMVTAPEVADAWLAGGEALISGGMSPEKVLESVRRASESAR, encoded by the coding sequence ATGCGCGCTCGTGCGACGACGAGGTACGCGGCACTCTTCGGGGCCTCGGTGCTCGCCCTCACCGGCTGCTTCGCCGGGCCGCCCCGAGCACCGGTGGCCGATGTCGGCGCCGAGCCGGAGTTCTCCGGCACCCTGAGCGTCCTCACCAAGTTCGCGGGGGACCCGCTCAGCCCCTACTTCGAGGACCTCGCCGCCGCCTACGAGCGGCAGCACCCCGGAGTGGAGGTGGAGCTCATCCAGGAGACCGACCAGAGCATCAAGGACAAGGCCAAGACGCTCACGGCCTCCAACGCCCTGCCCGACATCTACTTCACCTGGACCGGGAACTGGGCCGAGAACTTCATCCGCGGCGGCCGGGCCGCGGACCTCACCGAGGTCATCGGTCCCGGCACCACCTGGGGGAAGACCTTCAGCAAGTCGTCCCTGTCCGCCTTCGCCCACCAGGGCAAGTACTACGGCATACCCCTCTACAACAACGGCAAGTTCATGGGCTACAACAAGGCGGCGTTCTCCGACGCCGGTGTCGAGGTCCCGGCCACCTTCGACGAGCTGATCGACAGCTGCCCCGACCTCCGCGAGGCCGGATACGAACCCATCACCTTCGGCAACAAGGACGGCTGGCCCGCGCTGCACTACTTGCAGCAGCTCTTCGCGTACAACGTGCCCGCCGCCGTCCGTGAGGCCGACAACCACCCCGAGACGGCGACCTTCGAAGACCCCGGATACCTCACCGCCCTGCGGCAGTTCAAGACCCTCGTCGACTCGTGCACCGACACCCGGGGCGGCACCAACGGCGTCCTCTACACCTCGGCGCAGGAGGCGTTCGCCCGCGGCAAGGCGGCGATGTACTACCAGGAGATCCTCGAATTCGACAGCACGACCTCGGGCGGCTCCCTCAAGCCGAAGGACCTGGGGATCATTCCCCTGCCCGCTCCGCGCGGCGCGAAGGGGGACCCGAAGGTGATCGAGGGGGCGCCTGAGGGCTATGTCGTCAACGCGCGCTCGCCGCGCGCGGCCCTCGCCGTCGACTTCATGAAGTTCGTGACCGGACCGAAGAACGCCGCGACGCTCTCCTCGCCGCCGTACGGTCAGCCCAGCACGGTGGTCGGGGCCGTCACCCCGAACACGTCGAGCAAGGCCGTCTTCGAGGGCATCAAGAAGGTCAACGGGGCGCCGGGCCTGGTCGGCTGGCTCGACATGGTCACCGCTCCGGAGGTCGCCGACGCCTGGCTGGCCGGCGGCGAGGCGCTGATCAGCGGCGGCATGTCTCCCGAGAAGGTACTCGAGAGCGTGCGCCGGGCCTCCGAGTCGGCCCGATAG
- a CDS encoding sugar ABC transporter permease yields MLVRTMCRRALGLAWVIPALVMLAVFVYLPLVQNFGFSTLTWDIYSGDQEYVGLENYRRLFDDPVFWSSFANNLWYAVLSIVFQVFGALLLAALVESVRRERWQRALRAVYFIPAAISLTVAGLLFYFVYEPNIGLLNHVLDAIGLREFAQPWLGQESTAMFAVIAMSQWQGFGYCTLLFAVAIQRIPAELYEAAALDGVGPVRRFFQVTLPLVREMTGLMVMVTVSGAFQVFNEVMVMTSGGPNNSTQVLGTWLYRNGFVRNDFGSAAAIGTVLFVITLTIAMAQLWITRRKRVEW; encoded by the coding sequence ATGCTGGTGCGCACCATGTGCCGAAGGGCACTCGGGCTGGCCTGGGTCATTCCGGCCCTCGTCATGCTCGCAGTCTTCGTCTATCTGCCGCTCGTGCAGAACTTCGGGTTCTCCACGCTCACCTGGGACATCTACAGCGGTGACCAGGAGTACGTCGGCCTGGAGAACTACCGACGCCTCTTCGACGATCCGGTCTTCTGGTCGTCGTTCGCCAACAACCTCTGGTACGCGGTCCTCTCCATCGTGTTCCAGGTCTTCGGCGCGCTGCTGCTCGCCGCGCTCGTCGAGAGCGTCCGCCGCGAGCGATGGCAACGCGCCCTGCGCGCCGTCTACTTCATCCCCGCGGCGATCTCCCTGACCGTCGCCGGACTGCTCTTCTACTTCGTCTACGAGCCCAACATCGGCCTGCTCAACCACGTGCTCGACGCGATCGGGCTGCGGGAGTTCGCCCAGCCGTGGCTGGGCCAGGAGAGCACGGCGATGTTCGCCGTCATCGCCATGAGCCAGTGGCAGGGCTTCGGGTACTGCACCCTGCTCTTCGCCGTCGCGATCCAGCGCATCCCCGCCGAGCTGTACGAGGCGGCCGCCCTCGACGGCGTCGGACCCGTGCGCCGCTTCTTCCAGGTGACGCTGCCGCTGGTGCGCGAGATGACCGGCCTCATGGTGATGGTGACCGTCTCGGGCGCGTTCCAGGTGTTCAACGAGGTCATGGTGATGACCAGTGGTGGCCCGAACAACTCGACCCAGGTGCTCGGCACCTGGCTGTACCGCAACGGTTTCGTACGCAACGACTTCGGGTCGGCCGCGGCGATCGGCACCGTGCTCTTCGTGATCACGCTCACCATCGCCATGGCGCAGCTGTGGATCACCCGTAGGAAAAGGGTGGAATGGTGA
- a CDS encoding carbohydrate ABC transporter permease, with amino-acid sequence MVTRLGFLGVIARLFMWAFLLGLAVVVLYPLLWMVLNGFKSNAELFDNPFALPDTWSFENYQKAWNRGVSDYLTASVLVTVTSTVATVFISAWAAYGLTRVNIPLNKVLTAVILGGLMLTPTVALVPLVQMFQSMGLYNSYWALLILYTAFRIPFTTFLIRAYMIDLPREVDEAAEIDGAGRWTAFWRIILPMCKPIITSTVLLHVLFAWNEYLFAMVFTNGSDVQTLPVGLTSLMSKHGTDFPVVFAGMAIAAVPVVLLFFFGQRYIVKGLADGIGK; translated from the coding sequence ATGGTGACTCGTCTCGGCTTCCTCGGCGTGATCGCGCGCCTGTTCATGTGGGCCTTCCTGCTCGGCCTCGCGGTGGTCGTGCTCTATCCGCTGCTGTGGATGGTCCTCAACGGCTTCAAGAGCAACGCCGAACTCTTCGACAACCCCTTCGCGCTCCCGGACACCTGGAGTTTCGAGAACTACCAGAAGGCGTGGAACCGCGGGGTGAGCGACTACCTCACGGCCAGTGTGCTCGTCACGGTGACGTCGACGGTCGCGACCGTCTTCATCAGCGCCTGGGCCGCGTACGGCCTCACCCGGGTGAACATCCCGCTCAACAAGGTGCTCACCGCCGTCATCCTCGGTGGGCTCATGCTCACCCCCACCGTGGCGCTGGTGCCGCTGGTGCAGATGTTCCAGTCGATGGGCCTGTACAACAGCTACTGGGCGCTGCTCATCCTGTACACGGCCTTCCGGATCCCGTTCACCACCTTCCTCATCCGCGCCTACATGATCGACCTCCCGCGCGAGGTCGACGAGGCGGCCGAGATCGACGGCGCCGGCCGCTGGACCGCCTTCTGGCGGATCATCCTGCCGATGTGCAAGCCGATCATCACCTCCACCGTCCTGCTGCACGTCCTGTTCGCCTGGAACGAGTACCTCTTCGCGATGGTGTTCACCAACGGCAGCGACGTCCAGACCCTCCCCGTCGGACTGACCAGCCTCATGAGCAAGCACGGCACGGACTTCCCCGTCGTCTTCGCCGGCATGGCGATCGCCGCGGTCCCGGTGGTGCTGCTGTTCTTCTTCGGCCAGCGCTACATCGTCAAGGGCCTCGCCGACGGCATCGGAAAGTGA
- a CDS encoding TIM barrel protein, translating to MALSSRQITGSNFAYQHLPFDTFLDDAADLGREKLELWGIAPHLHIPRLRDADARSIRRSIEARGLSVYCLTPEQVTYPVNVASPVAWLRAESIALFRRAAELCVELGAELLLLTPGRGYENEATGAAWRRSADAIGEITAYAGALGVECVLEPLQRVESNLVNDSRTLAAMLDEIGAANLGAVLDTVTMAVAGENVDDAFEALGGDRVRHVHLIDGRPAGHLAWGDGELPLDEYLSALDRRGYDRWMTFELFGDGTYARDPRPAVEQCHARVGLA from the coding sequence ATGGCCCTCTCCTCCCGGCAGATCACCGGGTCCAACTTCGCCTACCAGCACCTGCCGTTCGACACCTTCCTCGACGACGCGGCGGACCTCGGGCGCGAGAAGCTCGAACTGTGGGGCATCGCCCCGCACCTGCACATCCCGCGCCTCCGTGACGCCGACGCACGGAGCATCCGCCGCTCCATCGAGGCGCGCGGACTCAGCGTGTACTGCCTCACCCCCGAGCAGGTGACGTATCCGGTCAACGTGGCCTCCCCGGTCGCCTGGCTGCGCGCCGAGAGCATCGCCCTGTTCCGCCGCGCGGCCGAACTGTGCGTCGAACTCGGCGCCGAACTGCTCCTCCTGACCCCCGGGCGCGGCTACGAGAACGAAGCCACGGGCGCCGCCTGGCGCCGCTCCGCCGACGCGATCGGTGAGATCACCGCGTACGCCGGCGCCCTCGGCGTGGAGTGCGTGCTCGAACCCTTGCAGCGCGTGGAGTCGAACCTGGTCAACGACTCCCGCACGCTCGCGGCCATGCTCGACGAGATCGGCGCGGCGAACCTCGGAGCCGTCCTGGACACCGTGACGATGGCCGTGGCCGGTGAGAATGTCGACGACGCCTTCGAGGCACTCGGCGGCGACCGCGTCCGGCACGTCCACCTCATCGACGGGCGGCCTGCCGGACACCTCGCGTGGGGCGACGGGGAGCTGCCGTTGGACGAGTACCTGTCGGCCCTCGACCGGCGAGGGTACGACCGCTGGATGACGTTCGAGTTGTTCGGCGACGGCACCTACGCACGCGACCCGCGGCCGGCGGTCGAGCAGTGTCATGCGCGGGTCGGCCTCGCCTGA
- a CDS encoding keywimysin-related RiPP — MKKAYEAPTLARLGSFREKTGLLQRNGNDRLILSKN, encoded by the coding sequence ATGAAGAAGGCGTACGAGGCTCCGACACTCGCCCGACTGGGTTCGTTCCGCGAGAAGACCGGCCTGCTGCAGCGCAACGGCAACGACCGTCTGATCCTCAGCAAGAACTGA
- a CDS encoding lasso peptide isopeptide bond-forming cyclase, producing MSDMHESAEPGRGDAHFAVFPDCEEAAAAARFFRHPGTHVLAHASGRPWLIGRWSGTEIVTARAGGTALAAVGWCAADRQQLERRAARMRDLTELDVLARSLPGSFHLVATHDGQLRVQGTASGLRLVFHARIGGVHVAATSADLLATALGSKPDTGQLAIRLLWPVPHPLYETSVWQGVEALSPEEALIVSADGQRVRRSRWWRPPEPTRTLARGAPAVRAALAEAVDVRTRPGGVVSCDLSGGLDSTSVCFLAARSTASVVAATWPGRDPADTDLAWARQAAEHLPKVDHVVWDADASALVYSDLLGIDDLLDEPTIGVMDRSRVLQQLPWLAGRGSRVHLTGIGGDHVAWCSEAYYHRLLRTRPLFALRQLRGFRALWTWPLGATARALADSRAYPAWLADSVRHLRAPMPESSVTGSLGWGMSPRLFPWMTTETERLARRALLDSAARAEPLHTDRGLHTDLELIRTCTRIIRQWERMATRAGLPMASPYLDDRVIEACLAVRPDERVTPWQYKPLLTKAMRGVVPEECLRRANKAEASMDASDGLRRHRGDLMTLWTDSRLESLGLVDGAELRRLAQRPSAPGLRDAILYSTIACEVWLRSHDHAPRPGSAVG from the coding sequence ATGTCAGACATGCATGAGAGCGCGGAACCGGGCCGCGGCGACGCCCACTTCGCGGTCTTCCCCGACTGCGAGGAGGCGGCCGCCGCGGCCCGCTTCTTCCGCCACCCCGGTACCCACGTCCTGGCCCATGCCTCGGGCCGGCCCTGGCTCATCGGCCGTTGGTCCGGCACAGAGATCGTCACGGCCCGCGCCGGCGGCACGGCCCTGGCCGCCGTCGGATGGTGCGCGGCCGACCGGCAGCAGCTGGAACGCAGGGCCGCCCGCATGCGCGACCTCACCGAACTCGACGTCCTCGCCCGGTCCCTGCCGGGCAGCTTCCATCTGGTGGCCACCCACGACGGGCAGCTCAGGGTGCAGGGCACCGCCTCCGGGCTGCGGCTGGTCTTCCACGCGCGGATCGGCGGCGTCCACGTGGCCGCGACGAGCGCCGACCTGCTCGCCACGGCCCTCGGGAGCAAGCCCGACACCGGACAGCTGGCCATCCGGCTCCTGTGGCCCGTGCCCCATCCGCTGTACGAGACCTCGGTCTGGCAGGGAGTCGAGGCACTCTCCCCGGAGGAGGCCCTGATCGTCTCCGCCGACGGCCAACGGGTCCGCCGTTCACGCTGGTGGCGGCCCCCGGAGCCGACCCGCACCCTCGCGCGGGGCGCCCCGGCCGTCCGCGCGGCGCTGGCCGAGGCCGTGGACGTGCGGACCCGGCCGGGCGGCGTGGTCAGCTGCGACCTGTCCGGCGGCCTCGACTCCACCTCCGTCTGCTTCCTGGCCGCCCGCTCCACCGCCTCCGTGGTGGCGGCGACCTGGCCGGGCCGCGACCCCGCGGACACCGACCTGGCGTGGGCCCGGCAGGCGGCGGAGCACCTGCCGAAGGTCGACCACGTCGTCTGGGACGCCGACGCCTCGGCCCTGGTCTACTCGGACCTGCTCGGCATCGACGACCTGCTCGACGAGCCGACCATCGGGGTGATGGACCGCTCACGCGTCCTCCAGCAACTGCCGTGGCTGGCCGGACGCGGCAGCCGGGTGCACCTCACCGGCATCGGCGGCGACCACGTGGCCTGGTGCTCGGAGGCGTACTACCACCGGCTGCTGCGCACCCGTCCGCTGTTCGCGCTGCGCCAGTTGCGGGGCTTCCGCGCCCTGTGGACCTGGCCGCTCGGCGCGACGGCACGCGCCCTCGCCGACTCCCGCGCGTACCCGGCCTGGCTGGCCGACTCCGTCCGTCATCTGCGCGCTCCCATGCCGGAGTCCTCGGTGACCGGAAGCCTCGGCTGGGGGATGTCGCCCCGCCTGTTCCCCTGGATGACCACCGAGACGGAACGGCTCGCCCGCCGGGCCCTGCTGGACTCGGCCGCGCGGGCCGAGCCCCTGCACACGGACCGTGGCCTGCACACCGACCTGGAGCTGATCCGCACCTGCACGCGCATCATCCGCCAGTGGGAGCGGATGGCGACCAGGGCGGGGCTTCCCATGGCGTCGCCGTACCTGGACGACCGCGTGATCGAGGCATGCCTGGCGGTGCGGCCGGACGAACGCGTCACCCCCTGGCAGTACAAACCGCTGCTCACCAAAGCGATGCGCGGTGTCGTCCCGGAGGAGTGCCTGCGGCGTGCCAACAAGGCCGAGGCATCGATGGACGCGTCGGACGGGCTGCGCCGCCACCGGGGCGACCTGATGACCCTGTGGACCGACTCCCGGCTGGAGAGCCTCGGCCTGGTGGACGGCGCGGAACTGCGCCGACTCGCGCAGCGGCCCTCCGCGCCGGGCCTGCGCGACGCCATCCTCTACTCGACCATCGCGTGCGAGGTGTGGCTGCGCTCCCACGACCACGCCCCACGACCCGGCTCCGCCGTCGGATGA
- a CDS encoding lasso peptide biosynthesis PqqD family chaperone — MTLRFATDVSTAQTQYGTVLLDQRTGDYWELNPTGALVVRTLMDDGDEAAAITALVAQFDIDRDRAEQDVAALVRDLRTAGLVS; from the coding sequence ATGACGCTCCGATTCGCGACCGACGTCTCCACCGCACAGACACAGTACGGAACGGTGCTCCTCGACCAGCGCACCGGTGACTACTGGGAACTCAACCCCACGGGCGCGCTGGTCGTGAGAACACTCATGGACGACGGCGACGAGGCGGCCGCCATCACGGCGCTCGTCGCGCAGTTCGACATCGACCGCGACCGCGCGGAGCAGGACGTGGCCGCGCTCGTCCGCGACCTGCGTACCGCGGGACTCGTCTCATGA
- a CDS encoding lasso peptide biosynthesis B2 protein, which translates to MTTPSALDRPTGVPFARRLTARLVLLPALALSFLPPRHIRAVLERIRRGARPATPAQAAAAREALCAVSLRCAGPRGCLPRSLGAVLLCRTHGTWPTWCAGVRKVPPFSAHAWIEAGGRPVGEGVPDDYFARLVTVAPARRAGT; encoded by the coding sequence ATGACCACGCCCAGCGCCCTGGACCGGCCCACCGGAGTCCCGTTCGCCCGGCGCCTGACCGCCCGCCTCGTCCTCCTTCCCGCGCTGGCCCTGTCGTTCCTGCCGCCGCGGCACATCCGCGCCGTACTGGAGCGGATACGCCGTGGCGCGCGGCCCGCCACCCCCGCACAGGCCGCGGCGGCCCGTGAGGCACTGTGCGCGGTGAGCCTGCGCTGCGCGGGACCGCGCGGCTGCCTCCCGAGGTCGCTCGGGGCGGTCCTGCTGTGCCGGACGCACGGCACCTGGCCCACCTGGTGCGCCGGGGTGCGCAAGGTGCCGCCGTTCTCCGCCCACGCCTGGATCGAGGCCGGCGGCCGTCCCGTAGGCGAGGGCGTCCCTGACGACTACTTCGCGCGGCTGGTGACGGTGGCCCCGGCGCGACGGGCGGGGACGTGA